A genomic window from Pirellulaceae bacterium includes:
- the cas1c gene encoding type I-C CRISPR-associated endonuclease Cas1, with the protein MKTHLNTLYVTTQGAYLRKQGDAVVVSIDRVDRLRLPLINIGAICCLGRVACSPLLLGACAQKGIAVTFMTEYGRFLAAVNGFTPGNVLLRREQYRRADDLCASAAIARACIIGKLANYRTVLRRAIRDHASSQASTRIEQVVQRIDRRLKTLAEILTLDQLRGVEGDATSEYFSVLNDLIVIQKNDFVFSGRNRRPPLDPVNAMLSFCYSMLTNDLRSACEACGLDAAVGFLHRDRPGRPGLALDLMEEFRPVIVDRLVLSLINRQQVRAKGFEVDPGGGVRMDESTRKEIVAAYQKRKQEEITHPFLGEKMTLGLVPHIQARLLARHLRGDSDAYPPFTWK; encoded by the coding sequence ATGAAGACTCACCTCAACACATTGTATGTCACAACACAGGGAGCCTACCTACGCAAGCAAGGCGACGCGGTTGTCGTTTCAATTGACCGTGTCGATCGCTTGCGACTGCCGCTAATCAATATCGGAGCCATCTGTTGCCTGGGCCGTGTGGCTTGTAGTCCGCTATTGTTGGGAGCTTGCGCGCAAAAAGGGATCGCCGTTACGTTCATGACCGAGTATGGACGGTTCTTGGCAGCGGTCAACGGCTTCACGCCCGGCAATGTCTTGCTGCGGCGCGAGCAGTATCGGCGCGCCGACGATCTGTGTGCCTCGGCAGCGATTGCCCGCGCCTGCATCATCGGCAAACTAGCCAACTACCGCACCGTTCTGCGCCGCGCTATTCGCGATCATGCCAGCTCGCAGGCAAGCACCCGCATCGAGCAGGTCGTCCAGCGAATCGACAGGCGCCTAAAGACGTTAGCTGAAATTCTGACGCTGGATCAACTTCGCGGGGTCGAGGGTGACGCAACCAGTGAGTATTTTTCTGTACTGAATGATCTGATTGTCATCCAGAAAAACGATTTTGTATTTTCTGGCCGCAACCGTCGCCCTCCGCTGGATCCGGTCAATGCAATGCTTTCGTTCTGTTATTCGATGCTAACCAACGACTTGCGCAGCGCCTGCGAAGCGTGTGGACTGGATGCTGCGGTCGGCTTTCTGCATCGCGATCGTCCGGGACGCCCCGGATTGGCGCTCGACTTGATGGAGGAGTTCCGTCCGGTGATCGTTGATCGCTTAGTGTTGTCGCTCATCAACCGTCAGCAGGTCCGAGCCAAGGGATTTGAGGTCGATCCAGGAGGTGGTGTGCGCATGGACGAGTCGACTCGTAAAGAGATTGTGGCCGCCTATCAGAAGCGCAAACAGGAAGAGATTACACATCCCTTTCTGGGTGAAAAAATGACACTTGGTTTAGTCCCGCATATACAAGCGCGGTTGTTGGCCCGCCACCTCCGAGGCGACAGTGACGCCTACCCCCCATTTACATGGAAATGA
- the cas2 gene encoding CRISPR-associated endonuclease Cas2: MLVIVTYDVSTTDKAGQRRLRQVAKICLNHGQRVQNSVFECWLNNENFVSLKHQLLTAMLPDQDSVRFYFLGSNWQYKVEHHGIKPSLNLDDPLII, encoded by the coding sequence ATGCTCGTGATTGTGACCTACGATGTATCAACGACCGACAAAGCCGGTCAGCGGCGCTTGCGGCAAGTCGCTAAAATTTGCCTGAATCATGGACAGCGAGTTCAAAACAGCGTCTTCGAATGTTGGCTCAACAACGAAAATTTTGTCAGCCTGAAGCATCAGCTTCTCACAGCCATGTTGCCAGATCAGGATAGCGTGAGATTCTATTTTCTTGGCAGCAATTGGCAGTACAAAGTCGAGCACCACGGTATCAAACCCTCGCTCAATCTGGACGACCCTCTAATTATCTAG
- the cas4 gene encoding CRISPR-associated protein Cas4, which yields MHLFSEEECLPISALQHFLYCPRRAALVFLEGVWSENIFTAEGTVAHQRAHDKHQSETRGNLRVVRGMELRSHRWGLTGKADIIEFTLSPNNQIETVSVIEYKRGSPKGKRDLPFRVQTCAQVLCLEDMLGRAVNYAFIFYVKTKRRVELGLTSDLRQTTSEAIQDLHSLFQSRLTPAISYQKRKCECCSLMPQCLPKAVRPRATARRYLESLLTAPDESIDSDGL from the coding sequence ATGCATTTGTTTTCCGAAGAAGAATGCCTGCCAATCTCGGCGCTCCAGCATTTTCTGTATTGCCCACGACGGGCAGCACTAGTCTTTCTGGAAGGCGTGTGGAGTGAAAACATTTTCACTGCGGAGGGAACCGTCGCGCATCAACGAGCCCACGATAAACATCAATCTGAAACTCGTGGTAATCTACGAGTCGTGCGAGGAATGGAGCTCCGTTCTCATCGTTGGGGTCTGACCGGCAAGGCTGACATCATCGAATTTACACTCTCACCAAACAACCAAATCGAAACTGTCTCCGTTATCGAATACAAACGCGGCAGTCCAAAGGGCAAGCGCGACCTACCCTTTCGCGTTCAGACCTGCGCGCAAGTCCTTTGCCTAGAAGACATGCTCGGCCGAGCAGTGAACTACGCATTTATCTTCTATGTAAAAACGAAACGCCGCGTAGAACTTGGGTTAACCAGCGATCTTCGACAAACAACATCTGAAGCCATACAAGACTTGCATTCGCTATTCCAAAGTCGTCTAACTCCTGCGATCAGCTATCAAAAGCGAAAATGCGAATGTTGCTCGCTCATGCCGCAATGTTTACCGAAGGCAGTTCGCCCACGCGCTACCGCGCGGCGATATCTAGAAAGTCTGCTGACTGCACCTGACGAATCAATTGATTCGGACGGCTTATGA
- the cas7c gene encoding type I-C CRISPR-associated protein Cas7/Csd2, whose translation MNTSLTNRYEFLFLFDCENGNPNGDPDAGNAPRIDPQDMHGLVSDVAIKRRIRNYVQIAAGNKMPNAIFIEHACNLNTKIAKAHEEANGSLPKGKDGANKKEVHAARDWMCKNFFDVRTFGGVMSTGANAGQVRGAVQIAFARSLDPILPLDLSITRMAVALDVKGAKSSADFESAEAATSEDTLRTMGRKSLIPYGLFLGKGFISAHLAQQTGFTATDLRMLFEAVLNMYEHDRSASKGTMTVRQPLFVFKHIGTDSDPKQRQRQAMLGCAPAQVLFEEIVKVEKNVSIPRSFADYTVTVDRGRIPAGIELLELPRDFDKL comes from the coding sequence ATGAACACGTCTTTAACTAACCGCTACGAATTCCTTTTCCTGTTTGACTGTGAAAATGGCAACCCGAATGGCGATCCCGACGCAGGCAACGCGCCGCGAATCGACCCGCAGGACATGCATGGGCTCGTTTCCGATGTGGCCATCAAGCGTCGCATTCGCAACTACGTGCAAATCGCAGCAGGCAATAAAATGCCGAACGCAATTTTCATCGAGCATGCATGTAACTTGAACACTAAAATTGCCAAGGCTCACGAAGAAGCGAACGGCTCGCTGCCAAAGGGCAAAGATGGTGCTAACAAAAAAGAGGTCCATGCAGCCCGTGATTGGATGTGTAAGAACTTCTTCGATGTGCGGACATTCGGCGGAGTCATGTCCACGGGCGCCAACGCCGGTCAAGTTCGCGGCGCGGTACAAATTGCGTTTGCCCGCTCACTTGATCCAATTCTTCCGCTGGACTTATCCATTACCCGCATGGCCGTCGCTCTTGACGTCAAAGGAGCTAAGAGCAGCGCGGATTTTGAATCTGCCGAAGCAGCAACTAGCGAAGACACGCTTCGCACAATGGGGCGCAAGTCGCTGATTCCGTATGGGCTCTTTCTCGGCAAAGGGTTTATCAGTGCGCACCTCGCGCAGCAAACGGGTTTCACAGCAACAGATTTGCGGATGCTGTTCGAAGCCGTCCTCAACATGTACGAACATGACCGCTCTGCAAGTAAAGGAACGATGACTGTTCGCCAACCTTTGTTCGTCTTCAAACATATCGGCACTGACAGTGACCCAAAGCAACGCCAGCGCCAAGCCATGCTCGGTTGCGCTCCGGCTCAAGTGCTGTTCGAAGAAATCGTCAAAGTCGAAAAGAATGTGTCCATCCCGCGTAGCTTCGCCGACTATACGGTCACTGTTGATCGCGGCCGGATTCCTGCTGGGATCGAACTCCTCGAACTCCCGCGTGACTTCGACAAACTGTAG